One genomic window of Fusibacter sp. A1 includes the following:
- a CDS encoding SpoIIE family protein phosphatase — protein sequence MKRGIKSKIVRIMLSISLSSLLMYIVIFQISSYFSADIVERATDQMGRKSSTNSENLLISQSIKDSEQIILKNSELVNSQLNEIAMDLSAIATAITYINDHSDLYMPVMVKSAQELVDQGLSDGRTIHYALGEDVELESVSDELYLMGNILPFMEAINNEKGIITSIYIGDESGFSIGYDENAALKAPHGIVYEARNKSWYTEPKQLNGLYVSPPYSDSFGRGLTVSMATPYYQRGELKGIIGLDVLIEDINQSVLSAQMGGNGYAMLLAEQGRVISAPGLTEENADRSNVFLGTKADEIVSLMNENSSGVSLSEIDGLPVYVLFHKIELNNWYYIAVLDIASIIEGATEVKMVIDEITIDTQNEIANASFYTNIILIGMFVATGIVVIWAANKFSKKISKPILMLNDGVKIISNGDFSNKVEIETGDEIEELGASFNKMTKDLVDHIENLKKVTAEKERIGAELDVATKIQASMLPYIFPAFPDRKEFDIYATMEPAKEVGGDFYDFFLIDQTHLGIVIADVSGKGVPAALFMVITKTLIKNYAQLGMPAAEVFTKSNDQLCEGNDAGMFVTAFMGILEIETGKFDYVNAGHNPPLIKKSDGEFEWIKAPAGFVLAGMEGINYKQQSLMLEPDDVIYLYTDGVTEATNLENELFAESRLQTILNENKESTLTELLGSIKTNIDAFVGAAPQFDDITMLAFEYKGLGKIEVIDLPAQVDQLHTVLDFITGQLEKNQCPMKVMTQINIAVEEIFVNIAHYAYASTPEGVGDVGISFKVEENPACAIIEFSDRGIPYNPMELEDPDLTLSADDRKIGGLGIYMVKKSMDEVAYKYHEGKNVLTIQKRF from the coding sequence TTGAAACGGGGAATTAAAAGTAAAATCGTAAGAATCATGCTGTCTATTTCTTTATCAAGTCTTTTGATGTACATTGTCATCTTTCAGATCAGCAGTTATTTTTCGGCTGATATTGTTGAACGTGCTACAGATCAAATGGGTAGGAAGTCTTCAACGAACAGTGAGAACCTGCTAATCAGTCAAAGCATTAAAGATTCGGAACAGATTATCTTAAAGAACAGTGAACTTGTCAATAGCCAGTTGAATGAGATAGCTATGGATTTAAGTGCTATCGCTACTGCGATTACCTATATCAATGATCATTCGGACCTTTATATGCCTGTTATGGTAAAGTCGGCCCAGGAGTTAGTGGATCAAGGGTTGTCGGATGGAAGAACGATACACTACGCACTTGGTGAGGATGTAGAGCTTGAAAGTGTCAGTGACGAGCTTTACCTTATGGGAAACATACTGCCCTTTATGGAAGCCATCAATAACGAAAAGGGGATCATCACCAGTATTTACATCGGTGATGAATCCGGGTTTTCGATAGGGTACGACGAAAACGCGGCACTCAAAGCACCACATGGCATTGTTTATGAGGCAAGAAACAAGTCATGGTACACCGAACCCAAGCAACTAAACGGGTTATATGTTTCACCGCCTTATTCGGATAGTTTTGGTAGAGGATTGACGGTTTCGATGGCAACCCCTTATTACCAAAGGGGAGAATTAAAAGGAATCATAGGGCTTGATGTTCTTATTGAAGACATCAACCAAAGTGTTCTATCAGCCCAAATGGGCGGAAACGGTTATGCGATGCTGCTAGCAGAACAGGGCCGCGTGATTTCGGCACCTGGTTTGACAGAGGAGAATGCTGATCGATCAAATGTTTTTTTGGGCACGAAGGCTGACGAGATTGTGAGTTTGATGAATGAAAATTCAAGCGGGGTCTCCCTGTCTGAAATTGACGGACTACCTGTCTATGTACTTTTTCATAAAATTGAACTCAATAACTGGTATTACATTGCCGTTTTGGATATCGCAAGTATTATTGAGGGGGCGACCGAAGTCAAGATGGTGATCGATGAAATTACGATCGATACACAAAACGAGATCGCCAACGCTTCCTTTTATACGAATATCATACTTATAGGTATGTTTGTTGCTACCGGTATAGTGGTTATCTGGGCGGCAAATAAATTTTCCAAGAAGATTTCGAAGCCGATCTTGATGCTCAATGACGGAGTGAAAATCATATCGAATGGAGATTTCAGCAATAAGGTGGAAATTGAAACTGGAGATGAAATCGAGGAACTTGGAGCTTCGTTCAACAAGATGACCAAGGATCTGGTGGACCATATTGAGAACCTAAAAAAAGTCACTGCAGAAAAGGAAAGAATTGGCGCAGAACTTGATGTTGCGACTAAAATACAGGCGAGTATGCTGCCTTATATCTTTCCTGCTTTTCCAGACCGTAAGGAGTTTGACATCTATGCGACGATGGAACCCGCCAAAGAAGTGGGCGGAGACTTTTATGACTTTTTCTTAATCGATCAGACACATCTGGGTATCGTAATCGCAGATGTTTCAGGCAAGGGGGTTCCTGCTGCGCTGTTTATGGTCATCACGAAAACCTTGATAAAAAACTATGCCCAGCTTGGGATGCCGGCAGCTGAAGTATTTACAAAATCCAACGATCAACTTTGTGAAGGAAATGATGCAGGAATGTTTGTGACGGCCTTTATGGGAATTTTGGAGATTGAGACAGGGAAGTTCGATTATGTGAATGCCGGTCATAATCCACCGCTTATCAAAAAGTCAGATGGCGAATTTGAATGGATAAAAGCTCCTGCAGGATTTGTACTTGCAGGAATGGAAGGCATCAACTATAAACAGCAGAGCCTCATGCTCGAGCCTGATGATGTCATTTATCTATATACCGATGGTGTGACAGAAGCAACAAATCTAGAAAATGAGCTCTTTGCGGAGAGTCGTCTACAAACTATATTAAATGAGAATAAGGAGTCGACTTTGACTGAACTACTGGGCAGTATCAAAACCAACATCGACGCATTTGTAGGTGCCGCACCGCAATTTGATGATATCACGATGCTCGCATTTGAATACAAGGGTCTGGGTAAGATCGAAGTGATCGATTTACCTGCGCAGGTGGATCAACTGCACACGGTGCTTGATTTTATTACGGGGCAGCTTGAAAAGAATCAGTGTCCGATGAAGGTGATGACTCAAATCAATATCGCAGTAGAGGAGATTTTTGTCAACATCGCGCATTATGCGTATGCGAGCACGCCAGAAGGCGTTGGAGACGTGGGAATTTCGTTTAAAGTCGAAGAAAACCCGGCATGTGCCATTATCGAGTTTTCAGACAGAGGGATTCCATATAACCCGATGGAACTTGAGGATCCCGATTTGACACTTTCGGCGGACGACCGTAAAATCGGTGGTTTAGGAATCTATATGGTCAAAAAAAGTATGGACGAAGTCGCATATAAATATCATGAAGGCAAGAATGTACTGACCATCCAAAAACGCTTTTAG